Below is a window of Myxococcota bacterium DNA.
GAGAACAGCCTCGGAACGCTGGGGAACAGCCTCGCGGGCGTGCTCGGCGGCGGCATCGGCGGCACGGTTCTGGCGGCCCTCGGGATCGGCGGCGGAGGTGCGACCGAGATCGGCGGCATCTTGAGCAGTGTGGCGGGCGGTGGTGTCGGAGGCGCCGCGCTGCTCTCGGTGGTCGGCGTCGTGCGCTCGATGCTGGCGAAGGCCTGAGCGAAAACGTGCGGCGCCCTAGAGGCGCGCCACCGCGACCGCGCAGTGCTTGTAGGAAGGCTGGCGCGAGTAGGGGTCGAAGGCGCGTAGCGTGAGTCGGTTCGTTGCTTCGTGGTGCATCGCCGCGAAGAGCTGACCGGGCTGGACGTTCGGCGTGAGGTAGGCCTCGAACTCGGCCTTGCCCCGGCGCGAGCTCACCTGGACCGGGTCGCCACTCCGGATGCCCAGGTTCTCGGCGTCTTCGGGATGGATCTCGATGCGCGGAACGGCGCTGTGGAGCTTTGCGAGCACGGGCGACCGCTTCGTTCGGGTCTGGGTATGCCACTGGGCCGAGGAGCCCCGCCCGGTGAGCAACACGAACGGGTACCCGGCGTCCGTCGGCTCGGGAACCGCGCGCGGCATCTCGTAGCAGAAGGCCGCGCGCCCTCCTTCTCGCGGGAAGTGTCCGTCGGCGAACAGGCGGCGCTCGGGTGACGAGTCGGGCGACACTTCGGGGAAGGGCCACTGCACACCGCGCGCGGCGTCGAGCGCGCGGTAGCCGTCGATCCCCGAGAAGTTGCAGAAGCGTCCGCGGGAGAGTTCGCGCAGGGCATCGAAGACGTCCTCGGGCGTCTTCCAGCGTTCGAAAAGCTGCGCGCACCCCCAGGCCTCGGCCAGCAGCTGGAAGATGTGGAAGTCCGCCAGCGCCTGCCCCGGCGCGCGCCGCACCTTCTTCACCAGCCCGACCCGGCGCTCCGAGTTGATGAAGGTCCCATCCTTCTCGCCCCACCCGGCAGCGGGGAGCACGAGATCGGCTTGCAGGGCCGTCTCGGTGTCGGCATAGAGGTCCTGGACGACGAGGAAATCCAGGCGCCCGAGCAGCTCGCGGAAATCCTGCTGATCGATCCACGAGTGCGAACCGTTCGTGGCCACGATCCAGAGGCCGCGAATCGTCCCCGAGCGAATCCCTTCGACGATCTGGTCGTAGGCCCAGCCCTTGTGGTCGGGAATCGACGCGGCCGGGATGCCGAGGATCTCGGCGACCTCGCGCCGATGCTCCGGGTCGTGGAACTCGCGTCCACCCAGCAGCGAGGAGGTGTTGCTGAACAGGCGCGACCCCATCGCGTTGCACTGGCCGGTGATCGAGTTCGCGCCGGTGCCCGGCTTTCCGATGTTTCCGGTCAGGAGCGCGAGGTCGATGATCGCCTGGGCCACGCGCACGGCCTCATGGCTCTGATTGACTCCCATCGTCCACCAGAAGCTGACGCGCTTGCCGGCCGCGATCGTGTCGGCGAGGTGCTCGAGACGCTCCGGCGAGAGGCCGGTGCCCTCTGCGACGCTGGCGAGGTCGAACTGGGCGACGAAGCGCTCGAACCCCTCGAAACCCTCGGTGTGCGCGTCGACGAACGCTTCATCGACGGCGCCCCGCTGGATCAGGAGCCGCGCGAGTCCGTAGAAGAGCAGGAGGTCCGACTTCGGTGCCAACGCCAGGTGCTGAGTGGCCGCCATCGCCGTCTCGGTCTTGCGCGGATCGATCACCACGATCTCGGGTGCGTTCGGGTTCCGGCACACCCGCTCCCACAAGATCGGGTGGGCGATGCAGAGGTTCGAGCCGACCAACACGATGACGTCGGACTCCTCGAAGTCCTGGTACGTGTACGGCGGTGCGTCGAAACCGAACGACTCTTTGTAGGCGGTGGCCGCGGTGGCCATGCACTGACGCGTATTGCCGTCGCCGTGGACCATGCCCATGCCGAACTTCGCCAGCGCTCCGAAGTAGGCCAGCTCTTCGGTCGGGATCTGCCCCGTCCCGAGGAACGCCACCGACTCGCGACCGTGTTGCGCCTGGACGTCTCGAACCCGCGCACAGAAGGTGTCGAGCGCCTCCTCCCAGGACACGGGCTGCAGCGTCCCCGTGGCGTCGCGCAAGAGAGGACGGTCCGCACGGTCGGGCGCCGCCATCGGCGTGAGCGCTTCCCAGCCCTTCGGGCATGCCATGCCGAGGTTCACCGGGTATTCGGTGTCGGGCGACAGGTTGATGGCTTCGCCATCGCGTAGATGGACCCGGAGCCCGCAGCCCGTCGAGCAGAAACCGCAGACCGTGGTGGTGGTGCGATCGGGGGCGAGCCGAGACGGCACCTGGCCCAGTCCGAATGCGCCCGGTTCGCGGAGGAGGTCGCGGGTGAGCGGGCCGTCGCGCCGGTGCAGCAGATCCTGCGCTCCCTGAAGAACGCGCTCGGAAACCGATCGGGCCATGGATCCTTCCTCTCGCAGCTCAGGAGCCGGGCATGCGCGGCGCCACCGCGGCCCGGAAGAAGAGATGTCGCTCCAGCCACTCGCCACCCAGGCTGCCGACCAGAGCAAGCGCCGCGATCGCCATCCAAATCGGGTGGGCTCCCGACACGAGCACCCCGCACGCGACGAGGAGCGGCAGGATCACCGTGGCACCCCAGCCCAACCACACGCGCGACGTGGCCTCGCGAGCGAGCGGACCCTCGAGCAAGCGGTTGCGGCGCGCGACCAGCGCGTGCTCCGGGTCGTCGTCGGTGGGTTCGGCCTGGCTGCGCTCGAGGCGCAGCTTCGCCACTCCGAGCGCGGCCCACGCCACCCCGGCCACGACCCCGAGGCTCGGCGCCACCGCCGCGTCGAAGAGGCTGCCCACGCAGAGTCCGGCCACGCCCAGCAGCGCCGTGGTCGCGAAGAAGAGCGGACCGGTGCGACTCCAACGCCAGATGCGACGCGGCGTGTCCGCGTAGATCATCGCGGAGCAGAACACCGCGGCGAGGCCGGTGAGCGCAGCCGCCAGACCCAAACCCGAGACCAGCGCCTCGGGGACCCATGCCTGGAGCTCGGGCCAGAGCCCGGGGAGGACCGCGCTCGCTACGTAGGCCGCCACGATCCCGGCGAACCCGCCGAGCACCAGGATCTCCCGGCTCATCCACGAACGGAACACGCCGAGGATCACCCGGTACGCATACTGCGGGCGCCCGAGATGGAGGTTGGCCACGCCGAGCCCCGCCAAGGTGGCGACGCCCGCGATCGCGAGTCGTGCCAGCGACGGGGCGCTACCAAAGAATCCGAGCAGCGCCTCGATCACGGTCACCCCGACGGCCAGCTGGGTCAGGACCAACATCACCGAGAGCGGATGGTGCGGATCCGCCGGTTCGTCGCGATGGCCGTCCGATGGACGCAGGCCCCCGAGGTCGCGCTCCGTGATGTAGCGGGTGGTCGGCCGCGTCCAGTGCGAGTCCGGGACCGCACCCGGCGTCGCCGGCAGGAGTGCCTCCGGACCGTCCCCCACGGTCACGACGTCGATCGAGATCGCCTCGTTCGGACAGCCCTGGACGCAGGCCGGTGCTTCGCCCACCGACAGCCGATCCGAGCACATGTCGCACTTGCGGACGATACCCATCGTCGCGTCGTACTTCGGAACGTCGTAGGGACACTGCAGGGTGCAGTACTGACAACCGATGCACTGATCGTCCAGGTGGCGGACGATGCCGGTGGTGGCGTCCTTCTCGTAGGCGTTCACTGGACAGCCGTGGAGGCAGGCCGGATCCTCACAGTGGTGGCAGGCGGCGGTCACCGTCTGCAGCTGAGGGCGGACCTCCGTACCGCCGAGCAGCAGCCCGACATCCCGCCAGGTCTCCTCGCTCCCCAACCCGTTCAGGTTGTGGCAGGCGGTGACGCAGGCCTTGCACCCGGTACACGCGTCCAAGTCCACCCGAAAGGCGTACTGCTGTCCGGGTCCGGGCGCGCTCGCCGGGATCAAGTCTTCGTAGTAACGCCTCTGGAGCGGGATCGTGTCCGCGTCGTGCTGCTCACTGAATCGCTCCACCGCCGTCAGGGACTGCTGCTCCTCCAGCAGCAGGTCCACCAGCTTCGGGATCGGGAGTGATTCGGCCGCGGCCATCTGTCGTTCCTCCTCGAGGCGCTAGAACGCGAAGTTCAGCTCCGCCGTCCATCGGACCCGGTTCGCCAACCCCGGCGCGCGCCGGTGCTGGTGGAAGTACCCGTACTTCCCGAGCAGGGTGATGTACTTCCCGATCTTCCGGGTCACGACCGCGTTCACTTCGTGACCGAGGTCGCGCGTCCGGTGGTGGCTGTAGAACTGGTGGAAGATCACCTTTCCCTTGAAGCCCCAGGGCAGATTCGGAGCGATGAAGGCGTAGACATCCTGCAAGCCGTTGACGCCGCCGTTGTTCAGGAAGACGTCGGCGAAGCCGTTGAACTTGTGGGCCGTCGAGAGAGGCGTAGTGAGCCGGGCGGTGCCGTTGTCACTGCCCAACAGCTCGTAGCCGATGCCGATCGCACCGAGGGGTCCGAAGCGCGGGGCGATCTCGCCGTACACGTAGTGCACGCCGAAGTTCACCGGGTTCGTTCCGCCGCTCGTACCGCCGTCGGTCTGGAAGGCGTAGCTGCCCTGGTAGGCGACGCTCCAGTCCTCGTTGATCGGGACGTTTCCGGTGATGCGGCCGCCGAAGGTGTTGGTGGAGAACACCGGGGCAGTGCGGATGTCGAGGATGTAGGTGAAACCGACGACCTTCAGCCAGGACGCCACGGTGAACTCGGCGCGCGCCAGGTGGGAGTTCGACTCGAAGTCACGGGTTCCGGCCCCGGGCAGGCCTTCGTCGCCGAAGATCCGCCGCACGTCGTCGAGGTACGCGTACTCGAGGAGCAACCCTTCGAGACCGAGCGTCGTCTGGATGCGACCCGCGTCGTAGGTCTGCTCGTTCTGCCGCCAGCCGACGTTGCCGATCCAGCGGTCGTCATCGAGCTTGATGCGCTGGCGACCCACGATCGCGTTGAGCCCGAGCCAGTCCTTCCGCTGGAACTTGACGTAGGCCTGGTTCACCTCGGTGTCCTCGACGTCGGCGATCACCGATCGGCCTCGCGTGTTGGGCGCGATCGCATCGAAGTAGGCACCGTTGTCGATGGCGACGATGTTCTCCATCTCGACGAAACCCGAGAGCCCGAACAAGGGCTTCGACCCGTAGCCGAGTCGCGTCCGCACGGTGCCGACGTTCGACCGCTTCAGCCCCGCGAAGTCGGCGTGCGAGTAGCGGGCGCGGAGGTTGAACTTCACGCCTCCCTCGGCCAGCGGGCCCACCCAGCTGTCGATGTCGGTCCAATCGGGCTCGGGCTTCGGAGGCGGCGTCTCCGCTTCGGGCGCCGCGGGCGGATCCGCAGCCACGTCGGGTTTTGCCGCCGGCGGGGACGCCTGGGGCTCCCCCTGCGCGCTGCTGTTGAAACCGATCGCGAAGGCGAGACAGAAAGCGATGCCGTAGGCGAGGAATCGCCGGCTGGACCCGATTCGATCCTGGACAGACATGGTGAGGGACACCCCTATTTAGTGCGACGACGTGGCATCGCGGTGGGACGGACGTAGGGGCGCGCCGCTCGTGAAGTCATCCGGAAGCAGGGCGAACACTTCGCCCTCCCGGATCTCGACTTCGTAGGTCTCGAGCGCGAACTCGGGATCGCTGAGACCGCAACCGTTCTTCAAGGAGAACGTCTTCTTGTGGAGGGGACAGGCGACCTTCGGTTCGCCGGCCTGACTGCCCAACAGGCCCCGACCGATCACCATGTCCTTTCGATGCGGACACATCGCTTGCGTGGCGTACCACTCGCCGCGGCTCTCGAACCGGAACACCGCGATCTGGCGATTGCCCACCTTCACCGTCGAACCGCTGTCCTTCGGGAAGTCTTCGACCCGCGCAAGGTGCACCCAGCTGCGCGATTCCTCCTCGGAATCGGCTGCCGGGGGCTGGGCGTCGGGCCAATCCGACGGCCGACGCTGGCCCCGCTCCTCGACGAACGAGAGCGTGGGGTCGGCCTCGGTATCCGTGGCGAAGTGCCGGAAGAGCGCGCGGCGCTCCGGGTTCTCGACGACTTCTCGCCACTCGCACTGGTAGCTGTCGACCAGTGCCTGCATGTCCCTCTCGAGCTGCTCGCAGATCCCGAGGGCGTCGTCACAGATGACGCGCTTCAGGTACTCGATGCCGCCATCCATCCGCTCGACCCAGCGCGCGGTGCGCTCCAGCGGGTTCGCAGTGTGGATGTAGTACATGAGGAAGCGGTCGATCAGCTGGATCACGCGCTCTTCGTCGACGTCGCTCGCCACCAGATCCGCGTGGCGCGGGTTGGAGCCGCCGTTCCCGCAGAGGTAGAGGTTCCAGCCGTTCTCGGTGGCAATGATCCCGAAGTCCTTGCCCTGGGCTTCGGCGCATTCGCGGATGCACCCCGAGACCGCGCTCTTGAGCTTGTGCGGCGCGCGGAGCCCGCGGTACCGCTCTTCGACGCGAACCGCGAAGCCGACGCTGTCCTGGACGCCGTAGCGACACCAGGTCGACCCGACGCAGCTCTTTACCGTCCGCAACGCCTTGCCGTAGGCGTGACCGCTCTCGAAGCCCGCGTTCACCAGCTCTTCCCAGATCGACGGAAGCTGGTCGACACGAGCGCCCAGCAGATCCACGCGCTGGCCGCCGGTGATCTTGCAGTAGAGGCCGTAGCGCTGGGCCACCTCGCCGAGGAGGATCAGCTTGTCGGGGGTGATCTCGCCGCCCGGGATCCGGGGAATGACCGAGTAGGTCCCGCCCCGCTGGATGTTCGCGAGGAAGCGATCGTTCGTGTCCTGGAGGTTCTGGTGGTTCAGGATCGGATCGTTCCAGGTCGTGGCGAGGATCGAAGCGACCACCGGTCGACAGATCTCGCAGCCCTGCCCCGCCCCGTGGGACGCGAGCAAAGCGCCGTAGCTCTCGATCCGATTGACCTTGATGATCTCGAAGAGCTCCTGACGCGTGAACGCGAAGTGCTCGCAGACGTTCGTGGTGACCTCGCGGCCCGCCTTCTCCAACTCGCGTGCGAGGATCTTCGTCACCTGGGGCAGACAGCCGCCGCAGCCGGTCCCGGCCCGCGTGCAGGCCTTGATCCCGCCGACGGTCGAGAGTTCCTCTTCCGCGATCGCGGCGCGGATCGCTCCGACACTCACGTCGTTGCAGGAACAGATCTGGACGCTGTCGTCGAGTTCCTCGTCGCCCGCTTCGCCGCGCGGCCCGAACAAGAGCTCTTCGCTCGAATCCGGAAGCGGCGCCTCGCTCTTGCACTGCTGCAGGAGCGGCATGAAGCGGTCGGCGTCGCCGACCAGGATGCCGCCCACGAGTCGCTCGCCGTCGCTGCTGTAGAGCAGCTTCTGGTAGACGCCCCGGCGCGGGTCCTCGAAGACTGCGCAGTTTGCCTCGCCGGCTTCGTCGGCGAAGGGATCGCCGAAGCTCGCTACGTCGACCCCCATCAGCTTGAGCTTCGTGGACAAGTCGCCGCCCGCGAAGGCGCGCTCGCCGCCGATCAGCCGATCGACGAGCGCCTCGGCCATCTCGTAGCCCGGCGCGACCAGGCCGTAGATCATCCCGCGATGGACGGCACACTCGCCGATTGCATAGACGCCGGGCTGACTGGTCGCCAGGCCATCGTCGACCACGATCCCGCCGCGCTGGGCCACCTCGAGGCCAGCGGTACGTGCGAGGTCGTCTCGCGGCCGGATGCCCGCGGACACCACGACCATCTCGACCGGGAGATCGTCGCCTTCCTTGAAGCGCAGGCCCGTCACCTGGTCGGCCTCGCCGAGAATGCACTCGGTTCGGACGTCTACGTGGACCTGGACGCCGAGGGCCTCGATCTCACGGGTCAGGAGCGCCGCGCCCCGCGCATCGACCTGACGAGGCATGAGACGCGGCGCGGCCTCGAGCACGTGGGTCTCGAGGCCCATATCGCGGACCGCCTTCGCGGCCTCCAAACCCAGGAGTCCGCCTCCGATGACCGCCGCGCGCCGAGCCTGCTCGCCCCAGGCGGAGATGGCTTCGAGGTCTTCGATGGTGCGGTAGACGAAGACGCCATCCTGGGTCGCCCCGGGAATCGGCGGCACGAAGGGAACCGACCCGGTGGCGAAGCAGAGCACGTCGTAGCCGACGTAGCGTCCCTGGCTCGTATAGAGTTCGCGCTTCTCGAGATCGATCTGCTCGACCCGCTCGCCGAGCCGCAGGTCGATGCCCATCTCCGCGTATGCTTCGGCGGTGGTCAGGGCCAGGTCACCCGCGGACTTTCCCGAGAAGAACTCGGAGAGGTGCACGCGGTCATAGGCCGGCCGCGGCTCCTCGCCGAAGACCTGGATCTCGTAGCGGCCTTCGGCGTCGCGTTCGCGCAGGCGCTCGCAGAAGCGGTGCCCCACCATGCCGTTGCCGATGACGACCACCCGTTCGGGCATGGGTCAGGCCGCCTCTTTCTCGCGATCCTGATCGGCGAGGAAGCCGATCAGGTGCTCTCGATACTTGTAGTAGTCGGGGTGCTCGAGGATCTTCGCGCGATCGCGCGGCCGCGGCAGATCGATCGACAGGATGTCGCCGACCTTCGCCGCGGGCCCGTTGGTCATCATCACCACCCGATCCGACAGGAAGATCGCCTCGTCGACGTCGTGGGTGACCATCAGCGCGGTCTTGCGGTCGCGACTCCACAGCTCGAGGAGCACGTCCTGGAGCTCCATCCGCGTCAGCGAATCGAGCATCCCGAAGGGCTCATCGAGCAGCAATATCTTCGGCGAGAGGGCGAACGCTCGGGCGATGCCAACCCGCTGACACATGCCGCCCGAGAGCTCCTGCGGCGTGCGGTGCATTGCGTCGCGCAGCCCGACTCGCGCGAGGTAGTACTCGGCGATCTCGCGCTGCTGCACTTTCGTGCCGTGCGGGTACACCTGCCGAACGCCGAGCATCACGTTCTCGAATGCCGACATCCAAGGGAGGAGACATGGGGCCTGGAACACGACACCCCGATCCGGTCCAGGCCCCATGATCTCGCGGCCGTCGAGAGCGACGTTTCCGTCGGTGATCTCGTTCAGACCAGCGACCATCGACAGCACCGTCGATTTGCCGCAGCCCGAATGGCCGATCAGTGTGATGAACTCTCCCTGGCGCACCCGGAGGTCGAAGCCATCGACGATGACCGCGGGTCCTGCGGGTGTGGGATACACCTTGCGAAGCTTGACGATCTCGAGAAAGCGTTCCATCGCTTCGCTCCTCTCAGCGCACCATCGGCGCACGCGGCGGCATCAGATCGGCCGGCGCGAGGTCGGGGAGAACGAGTTCTTCGGCCCGGGCGGCGGGCTGGGCGCGACGGCCTTCGGCCACCAGATAGGCCGTGATCTCGTTGCGCAGTTCCTTGAACTCGGGGTTGTGGTTGACCGCCCGCCGATCGCGCGGCCGGGCCAGCGTCACCGGGAAGCTGTCGCCAAGGGTGGCGCGCGGACCGGGACGCAACGGGATGATCCGGTCCGCCAGCAGGATCGCTTCGTCGACGTCGTTGGTGATGAGCACGACGGTCTTGCGATCGCTCTCCCAGATCCGCTCGAGCTCGTCCTGGAGCTCGGCACGGGTCAACGCGTCGAGGGCCGAGAGCGGCTCGTCGAGGAGCAGCATCTTCGGGTCCATCGCGAGGGCCCGTGCGACGGACACGCGCTGCCGCATGCCGCCCGAGAGCTCGGACGGATACTTCCCC
It encodes the following:
- a CDS encoding nitrate reductase, encoding MARSVSERVLQGAQDLLHRRDGPLTRDLLREPGAFGLGQVPSRLAPDRTTTTVCGFCSTGCGLRVHLRDGEAINLSPDTEYPVNLGMACPKGWEALTPMAAPDRADRPLLRDATGTLQPVSWEEALDTFCARVRDVQAQHGRESVAFLGTGQIPTEELAYFGALAKFGMGMVHGDGNTRQCMATAATAYKESFGFDAPPYTYQDFEESDVIVLVGSNLCIAHPILWERVCRNPNAPEIVVIDPRKTETAMAATQHLALAPKSDLLLFYGLARLLIQRGAVDEAFVDAHTEGFEGFERFVAQFDLASVAEGTGLSPERLEHLADTIAAGKRVSFWWTMGVNQSHEAVRVAQAIIDLALLTGNIGKPGTGANSITGQCNAMGSRLFSNTSSLLGGREFHDPEHRREVAEILGIPAASIPDHKGWAYDQIVEGIRSGTIRGLWIVATNGSHSWIDQQDFRELLGRLDFLVVQDLYADTETALQADLVLPAAGWGEKDGTFINSERRVGLVKKVRRAPGQALADFHIFQLLAEAWGCAQLFERWKTPEDVFDALRELSRGRFCNFSGIDGYRALDAARGVQWPFPEVSPDSSPERRLFADGHFPREGGRAAFCYEMPRAVPEPTDAGYPFVLLTGRGSSAQWHTQTRTKRSPVLAKLHSAVPRIEIHPEDAENLGIRSGDPVQVSSRRGKAEFEAYLTPNVQPGQLFAAMHHEATNRLTLRAFDPYSRQPSYKHCAVAVARL
- a CDS encoding DmsC/YnfH family molybdoenzyme membrane anchor subunit, which translates into the protein MAAAESLPIPKLVDLLLEEQQSLTAVERFSEQHDADTIPLQRRYYEDLIPASAPGPGQQYAFRVDLDACTGCKACVTACHNLNGLGSEETWRDVGLLLGGTEVRPQLQTVTAACHHCEDPACLHGCPVNAYEKDATTGIVRHLDDQCIGCQYCTLQCPYDVPKYDATMGIVRKCDMCSDRLSVGEAPACVQGCPNEAISIDVVTVGDGPEALLPATPGAVPDSHWTRPTTRYITERDLGGLRPSDGHRDEPADPHHPLSVMLVLTQLAVGVTVIEALLGFFGSAPSLARLAIAGVATLAGLGVANLHLGRPQYAYRVILGVFRSWMSREILVLGGFAGIVAAYVASAVLPGLWPELQAWVPEALVSGLGLAAALTGLAAVFCSAMIYADTPRRIWRWSRTGPLFFATTALLGVAGLCVGSLFDAAVAPSLGVVAGVAWAALGVAKLRLERSQAEPTDDDPEHALVARRNRLLEGPLAREATSRVWLGWGATVILPLLVACGVLVSGAHPIWMAIAALALVGSLGGEWLERHLFFRAAVAPRMPGS
- a CDS encoding alginate export family protein is translated as MSVQDRIGSSRRFLAYGIAFCLAFAIGFNSSAQGEPQASPPAAKPDVAADPPAAPEAETPPPKPEPDWTDIDSWVGPLAEGGVKFNLRARYSHADFAGLKRSNVGTVRTRLGYGSKPLFGLSGFVEMENIVAIDNGAYFDAIAPNTRGRSVIADVEDTEVNQAYVKFQRKDWLGLNAIVGRQRIKLDDDRWIGNVGWRQNEQTYDAGRIQTTLGLEGLLLEYAYLDDVRRIFGDEGLPGAGTRDFESNSHLARAEFTVASWLKVVGFTYILDIRTAPVFSTNTFGGRITGNVPINEDWSVAYQGSYAFQTDGGTSGGTNPVNFGVHYVYGEIAPRFGPLGAIGIGYELLGSDNGTARLTTPLSTAHKFNGFADVFLNNGGVNGLQDVYAFIAPNLPWGFKGKVIFHQFYSHHRTRDLGHEVNAVVTRKIGKYITLLGKYGYFHQHRRAPGLANRVRWTAELNFAF
- the nirB gene encoding nitrite reductase large subunit NirB, which codes for MPERVVVIGNGMVGHRFCERLRERDAEGRYEIQVFGEEPRPAYDRVHLSEFFSGKSAGDLALTTAEAYAEMGIDLRLGERVEQIDLEKRELYTSQGRYVGYDVLCFATGSVPFVPPIPGATQDGVFVYRTIEDLEAISAWGEQARRAAVIGGGLLGLEAAKAVRDMGLETHVLEAAPRLMPRQVDARGAALLTREIEALGVQVHVDVRTECILGEADQVTGLRFKEGDDLPVEMVVVSAGIRPRDDLARTAGLEVAQRGGIVVDDGLATSQPGVYAIGECAVHRGMIYGLVAPGYEMAEALVDRLIGGERAFAGGDLSTKLKLMGVDVASFGDPFADEAGEANCAVFEDPRRGVYQKLLYSSDGERLVGGILVGDADRFMPLLQQCKSEAPLPDSSEELLFGPRGEAGDEELDDSVQICSCNDVSVGAIRAAIAEEELSTVGGIKACTRAGTGCGGCLPQVTKILARELEKAGREVTTNVCEHFAFTRQELFEIIKVNRIESYGALLASHGAGQGCEICRPVVASILATTWNDPILNHQNLQDTNDRFLANIQRGGTYSVIPRIPGGEITPDKLILLGEVAQRYGLYCKITGGQRVDLLGARVDQLPSIWEELVNAGFESGHAYGKALRTVKSCVGSTWCRYGVQDSVGFAVRVEERYRGLRAPHKLKSAVSGCIRECAEAQGKDFGIIATENGWNLYLCGNGGSNPRHADLVASDVDEERVIQLIDRFLMYYIHTANPLERTARWVERMDGGIEYLKRVICDDALGICEQLERDMQALVDSYQCEWREVVENPERRALFRHFATDTEADPTLSFVEERGQRRPSDWPDAQPPAADSEEESRSWVHLARVEDFPKDSGSTVKVGNRQIAVFRFESRGEWYATQAMCPHRKDMVIGRGLLGSQAGEPKVACPLHKKTFSLKNGCGLSDPEFALETYEVEIREGEVFALLPDDFTSGAPLRPSHRDATSSH